The nucleotide sequence CGTCACTGGTGCCGAGATCAAACCAACATCTAGCCCAGAGGTCTTGATATTCAAACTCTCCCATATTGTGCATTAAGGCTACCAAGGAATGGGATTGGGTCTGGCTGTCGTAGTCCATAAAACTCAGTTCCAGGCCCGTATCTTGGACTTGTAAGTTTTCGGCATTAAATCCACCCAACTTGCCGAGGAAAAACCAGGAATTAAAGACCTCTTCTAGGTACTGTTGCTCAACGGGGGTAGGAAAATCCACCAGCTCGACCCAAATCCAGACATCAAAGGGGTTAAATTCCCGAAACTGGATCTCCATTAGTCTTGCCCCATAATCCCTTTCCGAAATGCTGGTCGCTGAGTCATCCCCCCCAAGTAGGATTGAACTGCCGAATAGGGAGAAAAATCTATCTGAAAGAGCATCTCAGCATAACTAAGGGTACTAGCCATTGCCACATCAGCCACGGTGAAGGTGTCAGCCACTAAAAATTCGTTCCCCAACAGTGCCCCATCTACAGCAGCCAGGAGCTTGGGCAGTTGAGTTTCTTTTGCTTCTCCCGTCATGGCCTGGGGCAAACTGGAATTAGCAAAAAGCACCCATTGGTAAATTAGCCCCCGCAACCCGGCATCCTCTGGCATTTTTCCTTGAGAATCGGCAAGGTAGAGTAAAATTGCCCCAGATTCCCATAGCTTTAGGTTTCCATCCACTAGGGCGGGGACTTTCCCCATTGGGTTAATGGCCAAGAAATCCGCTTGTTTGTGGGCCCCAGCTTTCATGTCCATGACGACAAATTCGTAGGGAATCCCCAGTTCCTCTAGATACCAGTGGACAATTGCTGCCCGGGTTTGTCTGCCGCCATATAGTTGAATCATGAATGGCTCCTCTTGCAATGCCATAGCTACCCTACCGCAATCCAGGCCACAGCAGGGCAGTCACAATCTTTTCTTTGGAATCCGCCTCAGTTTGAGTTTGCCCTAACGGACTTAAGAGGCTTTTTCACTCCAGAAACATTTTATTTGCCCAGGCAGGCCTGCTTCCCCCCCTCCTTGACTCGCCCCAAACCAGCCCGCCGTGGGGAATGCTCTATAATCTACAGAGCGCAGTCAATTATTCTACAAATCGTGTATATTCCCCCTACCCCCAGAGACCTGTTCTAGCTTTGCCGCGTCTTTTGTTGGCCAAGAATTCCTTATGCCCAAACACCGCCAGTCTCAACCCGCACCCAACGCAACCCTGAACACACCTGCTCCACTTGCTGTTCCGAATTTGATCCGGATTCGAGGGGCTCGCCAACATAACCTCAACAATGTGGATTTGGAACTCCCGCGGGATCAGTTGATTGTCTTTACCGGGGTTTCGGGGTCGGGAAAATCTTCTTTGGCTTTTGACACGATTTTTGCTGAGGGACAACGCCGTTATGTGGAATCTCTAAGTGCCTATGCCCGGCAGTTTCTTGGTCAGCTGGACAAACCCGATGTGGATGCAATTGAAGGCTTAAGTCCGGCGATTTCCATTGATCAAAAGTCCACCAGCCATAATCCCCGGTCAACGGTTGGGACGGTCACCGAAATTTATGATTACTTGCGGTTGCTCTATGGCCGGGCCGGTGAACCCCATTGTCCCCAGTGTGCGCGACCGATTTCCCCCCAAACGATTGATCAGATGGTGGATCAAGTCCTGGGCCTGGAAGATGGGCAAAAGTTTCTGATTCTCGCGCCGATGGTCAGGG is from Synechococcus sp. PCC 6312 and encodes:
- a CDS encoding DUF3531 family protein, with amino-acid sequence MEIQFREFNPFDVWIWVELVDFPTPVEQQYLEEVFNSWFFLGKLGGFNAENLQVQDTGLELSFMDYDSQTQSHSLVALMHNMGEFEYQDLWARCWFDLGTSDALALDVLINALNQFSLDYLPLRRLIIGGENADWPIEEPR
- a CDS encoding glutathione S-transferase family protein encodes the protein MIQLYGGRQTRAAIVHWYLEELGIPYEFVVMDMKAGAHKQADFLAINPMGKVPALVDGNLKLWESGAILLYLADSQGKMPEDAGLRGLIYQWVLFANSSLPQAMTGEAKETQLPKLLAAVDGALLGNEFLVADTFTVADVAMASTLSYAEMLFQIDFSPYSAVQSYLGGMTQRPAFRKGIMGQD